A region from the Muribaculum gordoncarteri genome encodes:
- the kdsA gene encoding 3-deoxy-8-phosphooctulonate synthase: MLNYLKSSSTGNFFLLAGPCVIEGEEMALDIAENIANITARLNIPYVFKGSYRKANRSRIDSFTGIGDEKALKILRKVRETFNIPVVTDIHTSEEAAIAAEYVDILQIPAFLCRQTELLVAAAKTGKMVNIKKGQFLSPEAMEFAVRKVIDAGNNQVAITERGTTFGYQDLIVDYRGIPTMQKSGVPVILDATHSLQQPNQAAGVTGGRPDLIETVARAGIAVGVDGLFIETHREPSKAKSDGANMLPLDQLATLLEHLTAIRMTINQF, translated from the coding sequence ATGCTTAATTATTTAAAGTCATCATCGACAGGCAATTTCTTTCTTCTTGCCGGCCCTTGTGTAATCGAAGGCGAGGAGATGGCTCTCGACATAGCTGAAAACATTGCCAATATCACAGCCCGTCTTAACATACCCTACGTATTCAAGGGCTCATATCGCAAAGCCAATCGCTCACGCATCGACTCATTCACCGGAATAGGCGATGAAAAAGCGTTGAAAATATTGCGCAAAGTGCGTGAAACATTTAATATCCCGGTAGTAACCGACATACACACATCGGAAGAAGCGGCGATCGCTGCCGAATATGTCGACATACTCCAGATTCCGGCTTTCCTGTGCCGACAGACCGAACTGCTTGTAGCAGCGGCAAAGACCGGCAAAATGGTAAACATAAAGAAAGGTCAGTTCCTTTCGCCCGAAGCAATGGAGTTTGCAGTGCGCAAGGTAATCGATGCGGGCAACAATCAGGTTGCAATAACCGAACGCGGCACCACATTCGGCTATCAGGACCTTATTGTCGACTACCGAGGCATACCCACAATGCAGAAGAGCGGCGTACCCGTGATTCTTGATGCAACCCACTCGCTGCAACAGCCCAATCAGGCGGCAGGAGTAACGGGCGGTCGTCCCGACCTCATAGAAACAGTGGCACGTGCGGGAATAGCTGTAGGTGTCGACGGACTTTTCATCGAAACCCACCGAGAACCGTCAAAGGCCAAAAGCGACGGAGCCAATATGCTGCCTCTCGACCAACTCGCCACACTGCTTGAGCATCTGACAGCAATCAGGATGACAATAAACCAATTTTAA
- a CDS encoding PH domain-containing protein — MEKYNGTRYNSLWDSSTWSIISLVMVCCVIPCFSGDGIWPIIICLFMLAFILVTFIGIYYRIDGDKLVVYTFFIPTAYPIDKIKDIKPTKSVLSAPATSLSQRLAITFTDRKILKSFMPLLISPVRQQEFIEQLLSINPEIVVENGR; from the coding sequence ATGGAAAAATATAACGGCACAAGATACAATTCGTTGTGGGACAGCTCTACATGGTCGATAATATCCTTAGTAATGGTGTGTTGTGTAATACCTTGCTTTTCGGGCGACGGCATCTGGCCTATCATAATCTGCTTGTTTATGTTGGCGTTTATATTGGTTACTTTCATCGGAATATATTATCGAATCGACGGCGATAAACTTGTAGTGTACACATTCTTTATTCCTACCGCATATCCCATTGACAAGATAAAAGATATCAAGCCTACAAAGAGTGTGCTTTCCGCTCCGGCAACATCGCTCTCTCAACGATTGGCTATAACTTTCACCGACAGGAAGATTCTGAAAAGTTTTATGCCGCTTTTAATTTCGCCGGTGCGTCAGCAGGAGTTTATTGAGCAGCTTCTTTCCATAAATCCTGAAATAGTAGTTGAAAACGGTCGATAA
- a CDS encoding DKNYY domain-containing protein: MKKIVFIIILGLLWTTIPVEAQHRRGHRDRYEYAQGRPRLQYVIGHNAVLFDGKVIKGASPAYFKVLRDGYARDDWKVYYMGKAIKGANSNSFKVLDNGYAKDSWDVYYHGSKIKGANSGSFKVLNGRYARDAWDVYFKGMKIKGASPGSFKVLRDGYACDAWNVYYNGDKIKGASPERFRILRDGYAEDGRNTYYLGRKVSRR, from the coding sequence ATGAAGAAAATAGTATTCATTATCATTCTTGGACTGCTTTGGACTACGATTCCTGTAGAAGCGCAGCATCGTCGCGGACACCGTGATCGGTATGAATATGCTCAAGGACGGCCCCGATTGCAATATGTAATAGGACATAACGCGGTCTTATTTGACGGAAAGGTCATAAAGGGCGCTTCTCCGGCATATTTCAAAGTGTTGCGTGACGGTTATGCACGTGACGATTGGAAAGTCTATTACATGGGGAAGGCGATAAAGGGTGCCAACAGCAACTCTTTTAAAGTTTTGGACAACGGTTACGCTAAAGATTCCTGGGATGTATATTATCACGGGAGCAAAATAAAGGGAGCCAACTCCGGAAGCTTCAAAGTGCTTAACGGCCGTTATGCACGTGATGCTTGGGATGTATATTTCAAGGGAATGAAGATAAAGGGTGCATCGCCGGGAAGTTTCAAGGTGTTGCGTGACGGTTACGCATGTGACGCATGGAATGTATATTACAATGGCGATAAAATAAAGGGTGCGTCACCTGAGAGATTCCGAATTTTGCGTGACGGATACGCTGAGGACGGCAGAAACACTTATTATCTCGGTCGCAAAGTATCGCGTCGTTAA
- a CDS encoding 16S rRNA (uracil(1498)-N(3))-methyltransferase yields the protein MIQFYAPDINETLTLPESEAQHCIKVLRTRIGDTIEVIDGKGMRYTCRLLDDKPRHASVEIIERFPVLPVWRCHITVAIAPTKNIDRMEWVVEKLTEIGVNRIIPVKCRHSERKEIKIERLERIAVSAMKQSLKATLPEIWPMTPIDKVISELNATQRFVAYCDPTIPRLSLAKEYNPQSESVVILIGPEGDFAPEEIKAAIDAGYCPVTLGDNRLRTETAALVACDTFHIISQLTQ from the coding sequence ATGATTCAATTCTATGCTCCCGACATAAACGAAACCCTTACCTTGCCCGAGAGCGAGGCACAGCACTGCATCAAAGTGTTGCGCACACGCATAGGCGACACTATTGAGGTGATTGACGGAAAGGGAATGCGTTACACTTGCCGCCTTCTTGACGACAAGCCCCGTCACGCATCGGTCGAGATTATCGAGCGCTTCCCGGTGCTTCCGGTGTGGCGATGTCACATAACAGTAGCCATCGCCCCCACTAAAAACATCGACCGCATGGAATGGGTAGTCGAAAAACTCACTGAAATAGGCGTAAACCGAATAATCCCCGTCAAATGTCGTCATTCCGAACGCAAGGAGATCAAAATCGAACGACTTGAACGCATCGCCGTTTCAGCAATGAAACAGTCGTTGAAAGCCACCTTGCCTGAAATATGGCCTATGACTCCCATCGACAAAGTAATTTCAGAACTGAACGCGACACAACGCTTTGTAGCCTATTGCGATCCCACAATACCCCGCCTGTCACTTGCCAAGGAATACAATCCCCAAAGCGAGAGCGTGGTCATACTCATTGGCCCCGAGGGCGATTTCGCTCCCGAAGAGATAAAGGCGGCCATCGATGCCGGATACTGTCCGGTAACACTCGGCGACAATCGACTGCGCACCGAAACCGCAGCCCTTGTAGCCTGCGACACATTCCACATAATAAGTCAATTAACTCAATAA